Proteins encoded in a region of the Anopheles aquasalis chromosome 2, idAnoAquaMG_Q_19, whole genome shotgun sequence genome:
- the LOC126572572 gene encoding pre-rRNA 2'-O-ribose RNA methyltransferase FTSJ3, with amino-acid sequence MGKKGKVGKDRKDKFYKLAKESGYRSRAAFKLIQLNRRFAFLQQSQVCIDLCAAPGGWMQVAKQNMPVSSIVIGIDLHPIKNVPGCISLVGDITSDKTKSDLAKELKTWKADVVLNDGAPNVGKNWLHDAYQQVCLTLSAVKLATQFLRPGGWFITKVFRSKDYNALIWVLKQLFKKVHATKPSASRKESAEIFVVCQHYRAPDKIDPRFLDSKYVFEELDIEPKDGAGMNILKELERKVAKKPKVEGYDGTDVRKIITAREFLQQEKPLPVLSRVTEIRFTEADASIAEHPRTTAELKECCKDIKILGRKDMKELLRWHKLLHPEFAGPKEEEASEKDAKGKAGKKQKKDKKEDDDSDEEGDNEEEEDEDMVELRQMDKELASLKEEQSRESKRMRKKANKERAKLNERLSLKMVIKGDEGPTEQSSDVTFKLSDVASKQELERMLDQPPDLPSDGDVSDEEKVRRKAKYVRYNRETKGDLYEDEELMGQASASESEPDSDFDKKGLAFNSDDEAELSFEEDEDRVDPSDDEDRNPLITDLDNRSKTDKQLQRAKMWYEQEAFQKHNLDENDQELDYDVDQLIAAYKKSGVKVLGDDKDAVGEKLPLGKKARRRARHDVSNGHVSSDDSSSDDEAGEDVGDDDALVNGKPHHKTVEKVAGADGGFEIVSAEATQKPKKIKLNEQELALGQMLVSGKKMRRDIIDSAWNRYMFNDTHLPSWFVEDEMKTMRRDLPVPDEAVDRYRKTKDEFNVRTIKKVMEAKARKKRHATKRLEKIKKKAETIMENVDNTNQEKIRLLKKLYKKADAKKKEVTYVVAKKSGTSGKKVRRPKGVEGRFKVVDPRMKKDRRSEMAKEKRTKKFGGGKGKAKGGKAAAGARKAKVGKGKK; translated from the exons ATgggtaaaaagggaaaagtagGAAAGGATCGGAAGGATAAGTTCTACAAACTAGCCAAAGAGTCCGGCTACCGATCGCGTGCGGCGTTCAAGTTGATCCAGCTGAACCGGCGCTTCGCCTTTCTGCAGCAATCGCAAGTATGCATCGATCTGTGCGCTGCCCCGGGTGGCTGGATGCAGGTGGCCAAACAGAACATGCCCGTGTCGAGTATCGTGATTGGTATCGATCTGCACCCGATCAAAAACGTACCCGGATGTATCAGCTTGGTGGGCGACATCACGAGCGACAAAACCAAGTCCGACCTGGCGAAGGAACTGAAAACATGGAAAGCGGACGTCGTGCTCAACGATGGTGCACCGAATGTCGGTAAAAACTGGCTGCACGATGCCTACCAGCAGGTCTGCCTTACGCTCAGTGCCGTCAAGCTGGCGACGCAGTTCCTCCGTCCCGGCGGTTGGTTCATCACGAAGGTTTTCCGCTCGAAGGATTACAACGCCCTGATCTGGGTGTTGAAGCAGCTGTTCAAGAAGGTGCACGCCACGAAACCCTCGGCTTCGCGTAAGGAATCAGCGGAAATCTTCGTCGTCTGTCAGCACTACCGGGCACCGGATAAGATCGATCCGAGGTTCCTCGATTCGAAGTACGTGTTCGAAGAGCTTGACATTGAACCCAAGGATGGGGCGGGAATGAACATCCTGAAGGAGCTGGAACGGAAGGTGGCCAAGAAGCCGAAGGTGGAAGGATACGATGGTACGGATGTGCGGAAGATTATCACGGCACGCGAGTTCCTGCAGCAGGAGAAACCACTTCCCGTGCTGAGCCGTGTGACGGAGATTCGCTTCACCGAGGCTGATGCGAGCATAGCGGAACATCCGCGAACGACGGCGGAGTTGAAGGAGTGCTGTAAGGATATTAAGATTCTTGGTCGGAAGGATATGAAGGAACTGCTTCGGTGGCACAAGCTGCTGCATCCCGAGTTCGCCGGTccaaaggaggaggaagcatcGGAGAAGGATGCAAAGGgaaaggctggtaaaaagcagaagaaggacaaaaagGAAGATGACGATAGCGACGAGGAAGGAGAtaatgaagaggaagaagatgaggaTATGGTTGAACTGCGCCAGATGGACAAAGAGCTGGCCAGCTTGAAGGAGGAACAATCGCGGGAATCGAAGCGTATGCGCAAGAAAGCCAACAAGGAGCGAGCGAAACTGAACGAACGGCTTAGCCTGAAGATGGTGATCAAGGGAGACGAGGGACCGACCGAGCAGTCATCGGACGTAACGTTCAAACTGAGCGATGTGGCCTCGAAGCAGGAACTGGAACGCATGCTGGATCAACCGCCCGATCTGCCCTCGGATGGTGATGTTTCCGATGAAGAGAAGGTACGCCGGAAGGCCAAGTACGTGCGGTACAATCGTGAAACGAAGGGTGATCTGTACGAGGATGAAGAGCTGATGGGACAGGCAAGTGCTAGCGAATCCGAACCGGATTCGGATTTCGACAAAAAGGGGCTAGCGTTCAATTCGGACGATGAGGCCGAACTGAGCTtcgaggaagatgaagatcgTGTCGATCCGTCCGATGATGAAGACCGTAATCCCCTGATAACCGATCTGGACAATCGTAGCAAAACGGACAAACAGTTGCAGCGGGCCAAGATGTGGTACGAGCAGGAAGCGTTCCAGAAGCACAATCTGGATGAAAACGATCAGGAGCTGGACTACGATGTGGATCAGCTGATCGCTGCGTATAAGAAATCGGGCGTAAAGGTGCTTGGTGATGATAAGGATGCCGTAGGGGAGAAGTTACCACTGGGCAAGAAGGCAAGACGCCGTGCCCGGCACGATGTGTCCAATGGACACGTTTCCAGCGACGACAGCTCATCCGATGACGAGGCAGGGGAGGATGTGGGCGACGATGATGCGCTGGTCAATGGAAAGCCACACcacaaaacggtggaaaaggtGGCGGGTGCGGATGGTGGATTTGAGATCGTTTCGGCCGAAgcaacccaaaaaccgaaaaaaatcaaactaaaCGAACAGGAGCTGGCACTGGGACAGATGTTGGTGAGCGGAAAGAAGATGCGTCGCGATATCATCGATTCGGCCTGGAACCGGTACATGTTTAACGACACCCACCTGCCGTCCTGGTTCGTGGAGGACGAAATGAAGACGATGCGCCGGGACCTGCCGGTACCGGATGAAGCGGTCGATCGGTACCGCAAGACGAAGGACGAGTTTAACGTACGCACGATCAAGAAGGTGATGGAAGCGAAGGCACGCAAGAAGCGGCACGCCACGAAGCGGTTGGAAAAGATCAAGAAGAAGGCCGAAACGATTATGGAGAACGTCGATAACACGAATCAGGAGAAGATTCGTCTTTTGAAAAA ATTGTACAAAAAGGCCgatgcgaagaagaaggaagtcaCGTACGTGGTGGCGAAAAAGTCCGGCACCAGTGGTAAGAAGGTGCGCCGTCCGAAGGGTGTCGAGGGTCGCTTCAAGGTAGTGGATCCGCGTATGAAGAAGGACCGACGTTCGGAGATGGCCAAGGAGAAGCGTACGAAAAAGTTTGGCGGTGGCAAGGGTAAAGCTAAAGGTGGCaaagctgctgccggtgcacgTAAGGCGAAGgtaggaaaagggaagaagtaA
- the LOC126572573 gene encoding protein Spindly, with amino-acid sequence MADVSEDSPRKLQAAYNKLKQRFSELTKENQNLCQENYDLKRNLQVATQTNDFLSSEVDSVAGEWRDKLESEHSLVNKLTEELHLVKTSSKESSEQLEQDIERLRNKIKQLEGELKDAEERALVANAGTGNVSHSDSLQMKGFEMEEEIASLKVQLERTEMCLQQANLEIARLSNENADHSERYSSLRGNYERKKEELEELKNLLEMTQEQAAVLTSEIASMRSNPENDLNKKGNSLFAEVDDQRKKLMNIIKTIKERYNDLKMEHRNCPAKIRQLKNMNDSLARDLKPYVNMFHQAESKFKEALLEQINDMRTQLEKAKERNKFLEQQLRTNSAEWVNSLTDYYKAQTDNLEARLKVFQFKHRLAEEDHWLAKKDLCKWRTEALHLKQLQCIQQLQKIDQNDESDCPELAKGPDPIPTDRSTQAESVEIATANIKTENTDSLSRVMKTELFSDESSGPEDGQLEVKFAKLLKVEPIFNDFQENVPPIETNNTALVDKKMFNQVCLMPNPAAGVLQPTKDVNSADVGKPICSVKQEIPVRDGQSHLSIKTSSVTVKRIKIGSKMQGNANEGVN; translated from the exons ATGGCCGATGTTAGTGAAGATAGTCCCCGGAAGCTGCAGGCGGCCTACAACAAGCTTAAGCAACGTTTTTCTGAATTGACTAAAGAGAACCAGAACCTGTGTCAGGAAAATTATGATCTCAAGCGCAACTTGCAGGTCGCGACCCAGACGAATGATTTTCTCTCCAGTGAAGTAGACTCCGTTGCGGGCGAATGGCGCGACAAACTAGAGTCCGAGCATTCCTTGGTCAACAAACTGACCGAAGAGTTGCATCTAGTCAAGACCAGTTCGAAGGAGTCATCGGAACAACTGGAGCAGGACATTGAACGGTTGAGAAATAAGATTAAGCAGCTCGAGGGAGAACTTAAAGATGCGGAAGAACGAGCTCTCGTCGCTAACGCTGGTACTGGGAACGTGTCCCACAGCGATTCGCTGCAGATGAAAGGCTTTGAGATGGAGGAAGAAATCGCCTCATTGAAGGTCCAACTGGAACGGACAGAGATGTGTCTGCAGCAAGCAAATTTAGAAATTGCTAGATTGTCCAACGAAAACGCTGATCACAGCGAACGGTACAGTTCGTTGCGAGGCAACTATGagcggaaaaaggaagagttGGAGGAGCTAAAGAATCTCCTCGAAATGACACAGGAACAGGCGGCGGTTCTGACTTCTGAAATTGCTTCAATGCGCTCCAATCCGGAGAATGATTTGA ATAAGAAGGGCAACTCTCTGTTCGCTGAGGTGGACGATCAGCGCAAAAAGTTAATGAACATCATCAAGACCATCAAGGAACGATACAACGATCTCAAGATGGAGCATCGCAATTGTCCGGCAAAGATTCGTCAGCTGAAAAATATGAACGACAGCCTTGCTCGAGACTTGAAACCGTACGTGAATATGTTCCATCAGGCGGAAAGTAAATTCAAGGAGGCACTGTTGGAGCAGATAAACGACATGAGGACACAACTGGAGAAAGCGAAGGAACGGAACAAGTTTCTAGAGCAACAGTTACGCACCAACAGCGCGGAATGGGTCAACTCTCTCACGGATTATTACAA AGCTCAAACGGACAATCTGGAGGCACGATTGAAAGTATTCCAATTCAAGCATCGGCTGGCCGAGGAGGATCATTGGTTGGCCAAGAAAGATCTTTGTAAGTGGCGTACCGAAGCTCTTCACTTGAAGCAGCTGCAATGTATTCAGCAATTGCAAAAAATTGATCAGAACGACGAAAGCGACTGTCCTGAATTGGCGAAGGGACCTGATCCGATTCCTACGGATCGTTCAACCCAGGCGGAATCTGTCGAGATAGCAACTGCCAATattaaaacggaaaatacGGACTCTCTCTCCCGAGTGATGAAAACGGAGCTTTTCTCCGACGAATCGTCGGGACCCGAGGATGGACAGTTAGAAGTGAAGTTTGCAAAGCTACTGAAAGTTGAACCCATTTTTAATGACTTTCAGGAGAATGTTCCTCCAATCGAAACCAACAACACTGCCCTGGTAGACAAGAAAATGTTCAATCAAGTGTGCCTAATGCCGAAtccggctgctggtgtgttACAGCCTACTAAGGATGTTAATAGCGCCGATGTTGGCAAACCAATCTGTAGCGTAAAGCAAGAAATTCCAGTTCGCGACGGTCAATCACATTTGTCCATCAAAACTAGTTCAGTCACAGTAAAACGGATCAAAATCGGATCGAAGATGCAAGGGAATGCTAACGAAGGAGTGAATTGA